The following are encoded together in the Bradyrhizobium sp. CCGUVB1N3 genome:
- a CDS encoding YcgN family cysteine cluster protein, whose protein sequence is MTAAPKRPSDQEGFFWKTKTLEQMSEVEWESLCDGCGRCCLNKLEDEDTGDIYFTHVGCKLLDAGTCACKDYPNRSQKVPDCVRLTPANVRTLNWLPPSCGYKLVAEGRDLYWWHPLVSGDPNTVHEAGVSVRGRVEGSEDEIPDEELEDHIVEWPALLPKRAQLRRRPKG, encoded by the coding sequence ATGACCGCAGCTCCCAAACGACCTTCAGACCAGGAAGGATTCTTCTGGAAAACCAAGACGTTGGAGCAGATGTCGGAGGTTGAATGGGAGAGCCTTTGCGACGGCTGCGGGCGCTGCTGCCTGAACAAGCTCGAGGACGAGGACACCGGGGACATCTATTTCACCCATGTCGGCTGCAAGCTGCTCGATGCCGGCACCTGCGCCTGCAAGGACTACCCGAATCGGTCTCAGAAGGTGCCGGACTGCGTGCGCCTGACGCCGGCCAATGTCCGCACCCTGAACTGGCTGCCGCCGAGCTGCGGCTACAAGCTGGTCGCGGAAGGGCGCGACCTCTATTGGTGGCATCCGCTTGTCTCCGGCGATCCCAATACCGTGCATGAAGCGGGCGTCTCCGTGCGCGGCCGGGTCGAGGGCAGCGAGGACGAGATCCCGGACGAGGAGCTCGAGGACCACATCGTCGAGTGGCCGGCGCTGCTGCCGAAGCGGGCGCAATTGAGGCGGCGGCCCAAGGGCTGA